DNA sequence from the Nitrospira sp. genome:
CACCGGAATCCCGAGCCGTTTCAGTTCAGGAATCAGCTCCCGATTTTCCATCCCCAGCTTCTTTGCTAATTCGTACACGCGCATACATTACCGTTCAGCTCCACCCGCTTAGATAATTGCCATCCGGCTCGTAACCATCGAGCCGCGTTACTCTGCCTGTTGGGCTGCAGCCCGCGCTTCATCCTGCTGACGCTGGGCTTCCGTCTCTTCCGCTAAGGCCGCCTTGATGTCTCGATCCCGCTCGGCCTTTTCCTTCTCGTACTCCGTCGCGCTGATAATATCGATCTTCCAGCCAGTCAGGCGCGCCGCGAGCCGGACATTTTGCCCATTCTTGCCGATCGCCAGAGACAACTGCGAATCCGCCACGACCACCAAGGCCGACTTTTTTTCCTCGTCGATGCCGACCTTCTCGATGGTTGCGGGATTCAAGGCCTCCGCGATGAAGACGCGAGGATCCTGCGTCCAGGTGATGATGTCGATCTTTTCTCCGCGCAATTCACGAACCACCGCCTGCACCCGTGACCCCTTGATACCAACGCAGGCGCCCACCGGGTCCACGGCCTTGTCCCTCGACGACACCGCGATCTTCGTTCGATCACCGGGCTCGCGCACAATCGACTTGATTTCCACGATCTTCTCCCCGACTTCCGGCACCTCCAACTCAAACAACTTCGCCACAAATTGGGGATGGCTTCGCGAAAGAATCACTTGCACGTCTTTGGGTGTGCGGCGCACTTCCAACAACAGGGCCTTCACCCGATCGCCACGGCGGTAGGTTTCGCGCGGGATTTGCTCCTGGATGGGAAGGATCGCCTCCGTTTTGCCGAGATCGACCAGAAAATTCCGCCGCTCCATGCCCAGGATGATGCCGTTGACCAAGTCTCCCTGGCGCGTGGAATATTCCTTCTGAACGGCTTCCCACTCCGCCTCGCGCACTTTTTGAAAAATGACCTGCTTGGCCGTTTGCGCCGCAATGCGGCCCAGCTCATCCATCTCAATGAGGGACCCGATCTCGTCGCCCACCTCTGCGCCCTCATCATACTCGCGGGCCTCTTTCAACGAGATTTCGGCCTTGGGATTGGCCACGGTATCCACGATAATTTTCTTGGAGACGACCGAAATTTCTCCCGTCTTGCTATCAATTTCTACTTGGATGTTTTCAGCCTGGCCGAATCGTTTCTTGGCAGCGGTCTGAAGCGCGGACTCGATCGCGCCGATCACCCGGGCCTTGTCGATCCCTTTTTGACGGCCGATTTCATCGATGACGGCGATCAACTCTCGGTTCATAGCTCACACCTCATGGTTAACACAGCTCCCGGCCGCTGCCGCTACTTGGAAAACTCGATCTTCCGACGCGCCAGCGCAATATGGGGAAACTCAATTCGGATCGATTCGGCAGTTTTCTTCTGTGGAATCGACAGGGTGACCGCATGGTCATCTACCTCCGCCACTGCCCCCTCCAGTCGCCACTGGGACTGAATCGGTTGGCGCAACTTGAGGGTGATCGTCTGCCCGATCAGTCGCCGGTAGTCCTGCACGCTCCGTAACGGACGATCCAACCCCGGCGAGGAAATTTCCAGCGTATAGGCATGCGGGAACGGATCAATGACATCCAGCGCCGGACTCAACGAACGATGCGCCTGCTCACAGTCCGTCAGCGAGATGCCGCCGGGTTTATCGATAAACACTCGGACGACGGTCCGCGCCCCCTGGCCGACACACACCGTTTCAACCAACTCAAGGCCGTGGGAATGGAGAATCGGAGCCGCGATTTCCTGCACTCGAAGGTTCAACGCCTCAGCGCGCTTCACCGACGGCTTTCCTGCCGGCACTGCTCCCACGTCACGCATAGCAAAAGTTGCTCAAACAAAAAAGTGGGCCCAGGCCCACTTACAGCGGTGGCACCTTACCATGCCATAGCAGTGAAAGCAAGGGACAGCTAGCCGACCAGAGCTTCCCAGCGACGTGAGAGGAGCTGCGTGACAGGCCCGGGAACCGCAGGGCCGATCGCCTGCCCGTCGATGCGCACGACCGGCAACACCTCAACCGTGGTCCCCGTGAGAAACACCTCCGAAGCGCCCAGCAATACCTCGCGACGGACCATGGTTTCAGCAACAGGGATTCCCTCTTTCTTCGCCAACTCCAAGACCTTGGCGCGTGTCACCCCGGAAAGAATGCATGGGCCCTCGGGCGCGGTCTGAATGGTCCCGTTCCGTACGAGCATGACATTGCTGACGGATCCCTCAGTCACGTCGCCGCCCCGAAGCAAGATGGCCTCGAACACGCCGGCCTCCTTTGCTTGCTGGCGAGCCAGAACATTCGCCAAGAGATTGACGCTCTTGATATCGCACCGCCCCCAACGGATATCGTCAAGCAAGATCGCCTGGACTCCGGTTTGGCGCACGGATGGAGCCAGAGGATGGAGCTCACGAAAGGTCAACACGGTGGTCGGAGACAGAGAGGCAGGAAACGGATGGTCACGCAGCGCCTGCCCGCGCGTAATCTGCAGATAGATTTTCGTCTCGGGGAGACTGCTCAATCGCAGGCCTTCCTCGATCAACGCGATCCACTGAGCCTTGGTATGGCCCAGCCCAAGTTGCAGCGCTTGGGCACTCCGCTCCAGGCGTGACAGATGCTCGTCGAGAGCAAACGGTCGCCCGCGATAGGTGCGAATAACTTCGTACACCCCGTCGCCGAACTGAAACCCCCGGTCTTCGACGCTGACGACGGCTTCCGCCAGGGGACCGAAGCGACCATTCACACAGGCGATGTCGGGCATGGCCTCTTTCCAAACCGGCGGTTCAGGACACGATTACATAGAAGATCTGCCGGTCTTCTGGTGTAAATTTCCACCCCATCCGCTTTTCGAATACCAGCCGATGCGTCCCGACAGCGACGGGCCTGAACTCGAAATTGCGCTGTCCCGCATCCACCGCATTGTTGCTGGCGGTCCTGAGGAAATCGTCCTCCACCAGAGGCATGACGGCGGGATCATAGGCAGGCACCCAGAGCTCTCCCCTCGTCCGATCTTCCCAGAGCCGGATCTGGACGGGCATGCCCAGCCGCGCCTTGATCATCTTGGCGCCGGCTTCCGGTTCAGTGCCCGTTGGAACCACTTTGCTTAAAGGACTCATTGCGACTTCCTACAGCATTCCCAACGACGCGTGACTAGACCTTTCGTCTGGCCCCGATAAATACCTGCCCATCCTCGACACGCACGTCGTAACTCCCCACACAATACCCCCCACCGTCCGTGCCCTGACCATTGCGTACATCAAACTTCAAGTCATGCCAGGGACAGGACACCACATATCCCTTCACACGCCCTTTATGCAGCGGCCCGCCTTCGTGCGGGCACGCGTTATAAATCGCGTGAAATCGCCCCTCAATATTGAACACCGCGATATCACGCTCGTGCACCTTCACGACCTTCACTTGGCCTGGCGGAATGTCCTCAACCTTGGCGACGCACTGAAACCCTTCTATCACCACCGTCCACTCCCTTTACATCCGAAGCGTAAACCTGAGTTCCATCCCGGTCGTGATCTCGGCGCGTTTGACGTAGCCGGCCTCCGTCTCAATGAGATAGCGAATCGGCTCGGGAGGAGGACCATACAATGGGCAGGGGTCCTTGGCGCAAGGCGGCACCTGCTCCAGCACATGCACGATGTGGTGACTTTCATCAATCCACAGCATGTCGACGGGAATGCGAAACTGCCGGGTTCCCACCCGATGCAAGCCGGTCGACTCAAAGATATAGAGCATCCCCGTGTCGGCTGGCAATCCTTCCCGGAACGCGAGACCGAACAATAACTTCTCGGGCGTACTTGCCACCTCCGTCTCCATGGTTTTGCCGTTCGGAAACTCGACAACAATGAGTTCCGATTCCTTCGGTCCCCCGAGAAACAGGGTGACACTGATCAGCAAAATAACCAGCAGCACAAAGGTCACAATTTTCTTGCGACGCTGCTCGGACTCCGTCCCGCTCGAACGCGTTACCATAGGCATATGCTGTCGAACATCGATGCATCCTCATGTGATCACACACGCGCAGAGCCGCATGTACATTGGGCCCAAAGCCCCATGACTTTCCCACTGCTAGGCCTTCTTCCCAAGCCCCACTCTGTTGACTTGCCAAAGAACGCCAGCATAAAATGCGGACCTGTTTCGCCGCGAACTATGGTCGCGGCGACTCGAAATTGTCAACATCTTATCCGTCATTAAAAGGAACCGAGAAGGAGGCATAGGCCATGGCGCTTCTGATCACCGATGAGTGTATTTCCTGTGGGGCATGCCTGCCAGAATGTCCCAATGAAGCGATCTTCGAAACGCGAAGCGACGCCGAAGGCAAGGGCAACCATGTCGGAGACGGCCAGGGAGTCGGCGACAATATCTACGTCATTACCCATGATCGCTGCACGGAGTGTGTTGGGCACTTTGATGAACCCCAATGCGCGGCTGTCTGCCCGGTGGATAATTGTTGCATCGCTGATCCTGCCTACCCGGAAGCGACCGACGTATTGCTGGAGAAAGCCAAGTCCTTGAATCCGGACAAAGAAATTGATCCGGCCAAAGTGTGGAGCGGCGTTCGGAACTAAGCATTACCTCGGCATACTGGTACCACGAAGGCTCCTCCGGGAGCCTTCGTCATTTTCCAAGCTAAATCAGCTCCAACTGTCTCATCCAGCGGCAACCGATCCTTCCCTGGCATTCCCCGCTCGACCGCTGTAGACTTTATCTGTGTGGCATGCGTAGGCCACTGTCCACACGTGGCCCCGCCGCACCCGTGATTTCGCCATCTCTGAACGGGAGGTCCACATGAATAGGTTCACGTACCTCGCACTTCTCGCCAGCCTGACCTTCGCCGTAACCCCGTCCTATGCCATGACTGATCCGAGTGATATCGGAACGCTGATCGAAGGCTTCGTCACGCGGCAATTCCCCGATGCCGCCAGCCACTTCTGGATCGTCAACGAAACTCAATGGGACGGTGATGAAATGATTGTGGATATGAATGCCATTGTCACAGAGCGTCGGCAGGCCCCTCCAACCGAGAGTCGCTTCTTGTTGTTGATCGTAGAGGGGCAACTGAAGGGCATTCAAAGCATCCCAGTGGACGCGGCAACAGAATGCCAGAAGGAGCAGGAAGTCTAGACGCGGTCTTCTCCCCCTCATCAGAAAGGTTGCGAACACGCCAACGCCCCATCTGCATCACTGCAGATGGGGCGTTGTGCGAAAACCGTCTATCCGATACGACTTACTTAATCATGACCAGCTTGCCACCGACATGGGCCGGGTGCAAATGACAGCGATAGGTGAGCGTATTGCCCTGAGTTGCGTTGAACATATCGCTGGTCGGAACGCCGATGTACTTCGTTTCGCCCGGCTTGAGCACCACTTCGGCCTTCATCACAAACGGGGAAGCCGCATTCACAGGATCCGTCATCTGGAATCCATGCTCTGCAGAGGAGTTGTTCGTGACTTTCAGAACCACCGGCCGTCCAGGCCGCACCTTGAAATCAATCACCGTCACCGGAGGATACCACGCCTTCATATTGCCAATTTCAACAGCATACAATTCCGCATCTACAACCAATTCTTTAAACGGTTGGCCGACGACGGAACCGGTATCCAAATCTCCGATTTCGACACCGCCAGCTTGCAGCGCGTACGCGCCTGATGCCCCAGCCACCAGCATGACCAGGCCGAAAAATACTGCCACCATCGTCTTACCCATGACCTACCTCCTTAAAGAGATTAAGAAGAGATGCGATTAGGTTGGTAAATAATGACCACTGCGCGCTGAACTTTCTGCTAGGCCCTCCGCCCAGGAGGCTAGCGAGAACGACTCGAATGTATCCTACATAACAGGCTAATGAGCGACACCTTATAGCACAGGGATTTAAAAGGAAGCAAGAAAGTTTCTCCGGCAGCCGGTGGCGGAAGAATTAGGAGGATGTCGCCTGCGCCTGTGGGAAGGAATAGTAGAATACGCCCTACGATTCAACGGCTTGCGTCGATCATTTCGTATCCGGCGCCATCTCCACCGCGTGGGATCCGATCAAGAGGTCGTAGGGCGTATAGTCATCCGTCAACTGCAATCCCGGCGACCAGGGGGTGGTCCGTCGGGCAGCCAGCAACGACGCCGCTTCCAGCGGCAACCGTCTCGCTTCCACCTGTGATTGGATTCGCTGCACGAATTCGCCATACGGCATGGTATCGATCGGCCCGCCGCCGAAAAAAATCAAATTCTCGGCGGTCGTTTGATGGGCTCGCCACGGCCCCTTCACCCCGAATGATTCGATTGTCGGAAACGCCGTCTTCAGCGTCTGCACCACCGCGCTCGCCCGCTGCAGATCGCCTCCCTCTCCGGAAGACGCGAGGTTCAGCGCGAGCACGCCGCTGGGAGTGAGTCGGGCCTTGAGCTCAGAAAAGAATTCGACGGTGGTCAGATGAAATGGGATCAGGTGCCGGGCAAAGGCATCGACCCAGATGACGTCATATTTCGCCTGCGTATGACGCAGAAACACACGAGCATCCTTCACCCAGACATGGTGGTTGGCCGGAGGGTGATACTCAAAATACTGCTCCGCCATTCGCACCACGACAGGATCAAACTCAACGACATCCAACTCCATCTCCGGCCAGACCTGAGCTAGCCATTTTGCCAGCGAGCCTCCGCCATGGCCCAAGATGAGTCCCCGCTTGGGCTCAGGAGTCAACGCCACCGCCGCGACCATGAGCTGGCTGTAGGGAAGAAAGAGCGTCTGGGGGTCGGCTCGCCACATCACCGCATGCCACGTGCGATCGAGCACGAGGTATCGAAACAGATCGTCGTCCCGCACGCGCACTTGTTGATAGGGACTATCTTCTTGATAGACCAACCCCACCACCGGAGGAGCCTGCCCGAACAGTTGCCATCCCAGGATGAGCAAGCCGGTCAGGACCACTCCTGCGAGCCTCGTCATCTTCGCAGTTCCCTGCTGCAACCACACCAAGCCCAGCAGCAGTTGAATCACACCCAGCGACGCCACCAACGTTTGTGTCCCCAACCAGGAAAGAAGGAAAAACGCCGTGCCCCACGTCCCGGCCAGGCTGCCGACGGTCGATAGGGCGATCATGCTTCCTGTGTGACGCCCGAGATACCCCATGTCGACCACGGCCAACCGGAGCAATGCAGGCATCACCCCGCTCAATCCAAACGCCGGCGGAGCCAGCAGAACACAGGCCGCAACGCTGGGCCCCCAGCGAGGGTCTTCGATCAGCGTGGCGACCTTAAAAATCGCCACTTGCCCAAGCCATGACATCAGTAAGGTCCACGCGCCGGACCCCAGTAGGAGCCAGGCCAGCACCGCCGCAACACGGTATCGATCCGATGCCCAGCCGCCGAAGGCGTACCCGGAACTCATCGCGGCCAGAATGACCCCAATCAACGCACCCCACACGAAGAGAGAATTTCCGAAAACCGGCGCGAGCAAGCGACTGCCCAGGATCTCAAGCGCCATGACAATCGCCCCGGTCACAAGCGCGGTCGCAAGGAGAAAGAGTCGTGAGGTAGAGACGGCAGGTTCCTGAGTCATCATGAACGGGAGATCACGGAACACCACGGGGGAGGAAAGGTTAGGAAGGGACCTCGTCGGA
Encoded proteins:
- a CDS encoding DUF192 domain-containing protein, which produces MVTRSSGTESEQRRKKIVTFVLLVILLISVTLFLGGPKESELIVVEFPNGKTMETEVASTPEKLLFGLAFREGLPADTGMLYIFESTGLHRVGTRQFRIPVDMLWIDESHHIVHVLEQVPPCAKDPCPLYGPPPEPIRYLIETEAGYVKRAEITTGMELRFTLRM
- a CDS encoding translation initiation factor IF-2 N-terminal domain-containing protein — its product is MRVYELAKKLGMENRELIPELKRLGIPV
- the nusA gene encoding transcription termination/antitermination protein NusA, translated to MNRELIAVIDEIGRQKGIDKARVIGAIESALQTAAKKRFGQAENIQVEIDSKTGEISVVSKKIIVDTVANPKAEISLKEAREYDEGAEVGDEIGSLIEMDELGRIAAQTAKQVIFQKVREAEWEAVQKEYSTRQGDLVNGIILGMERRNFLVDLGKTEAILPIQEQIPRETYRRGDRVKALLLEVRRTPKDVQVILSRSHPQFVAKLFELEVPEVGEKIVEIKSIVREPGDRTKIAVSSRDKAVDPVGACVGIKGSRVQAVVRELRGEKIDIITWTQDPRVFIAEALNPATIEKVGIDEEKKSALVVVADSQLSLAIGKNGQNVRLAARLTGWKIDIISATEYEKEKAERDRDIKAALAEETEAQRQQDEARAAAQQAE
- the dat gene encoding D-amino-acid transaminase; amino-acid sequence: MPDIACVNGRFGPLAEAVVSVEDRGFQFGDGVYEVIRTYRGRPFALDEHLSRLERSAQALQLGLGHTKAQWIALIEEGLRLSSLPETKIYLQITRGQALRDHPFPASLSPTTVLTFRELHPLAPSVRQTGVQAILLDDIRWGRCDIKSVNLLANVLARQQAKEAGVFEAILLRGGDVTEGSVSNVMLVRNGTIQTAPEGPCILSGVTRAKVLELAKKEGIPVAETMVRREVLLGASEVFLTGTTVEVLPVVRIDGQAIGPAVPGPVTQLLSRRWEALVG
- a CDS encoding 4Fe-4S dicluster domain-containing protein produces the protein MALLITDECISCGACLPECPNEAIFETRSDAEGKGNHVGDGQGVGDNIYVITHDRCTECVGHFDEPQCAAVCPVDNCCIADPAYPEATDVLLEKAKSLNPDKEIDPAKVWSGVRN
- a CDS encoding Rieske 2Fe-2S domain-containing protein; protein product: MVIEGFQCVAKVEDIPPGQVKVVKVHERDIAVFNIEGRFHAIYNACPHEGGPLHKGRVKGYVVSCPWHDLKFDVRNGQGTDGGGYCVGSYDVRVEDGQVFIGARRKV
- a CDS encoding ribosome maturation factor RimP — encoded protein: MRDVGAVPAGKPSVKRAEALNLRVQEIAAPILHSHGLELVETVCVGQGARTVVRVFIDKPGGISLTDCEQAHRSLSPALDVIDPFPHAYTLEISSPGLDRPLRSVQDYRRLIGQTITLKLRQPIQSQWRLEGAVAEVDDHAVTLSIPQKKTAESIRIEFPHIALARRKIEFSK
- a CDS encoding fused MFS/spermidine synthase, producing MMTQEPAVSTSRLFLLATALVTGAIVMALEILGSRLLAPVFGNSLFVWGALIGVILAAMSSGYAFGGWASDRYRVAAVLAWLLLGSGAWTLLMSWLGQVAIFKVATLIEDPRWGPSVAACVLLAPPAFGLSGVMPALLRLAVVDMGYLGRHTGSMIALSTVGSLAGTWGTAFFLLSWLGTQTLVASLGVIQLLLGLVWLQQGTAKMTRLAGVVLTGLLILGWQLFGQAPPVVGLVYQEDSPYQQVRVRDDDLFRYLVLDRTWHAVMWRADPQTLFLPYSQLMVAAVALTPEPKRGLILGHGGGSLAKWLAQVWPEMELDVVEFDPVVVRMAEQYFEYHPPANHHVWVKDARVFLRHTQAKYDVIWVDAFARHLIPFHLTTVEFFSELKARLTPSGVLALNLASSGEGGDLQRASAVVQTLKTAFPTIESFGVKGPWRAHQTTAENLIFFGGGPIDTMPYGEFVQRIQSQVEARRLPLEAASLLAARRTTPWSPGLQLTDDYTPYDLLIGSHAVEMAPDTK
- a CDS encoding protease inhibitor I42 family protein translates to MSPLSKVVPTGTEPEAGAKMIKARLGMPVQIRLWEDRTRGELWVPAYDPAVMPLVEDDFLRTASNNAVDAGQRNFEFRPVAVGTHRLVFEKRMGWKFTPEDRQIFYVIVS